One genomic window of Halorhabdus sp. CBA1104 includes the following:
- a CDS encoding PAS domain S-box protein produces MEETIRVLYVGSESDAAASVATTLECEDDRLAVESVVGASAALTSLDDSGFECVVSAFDLPDATGIELLETVRERHLELPFVLFTAMESPVVASDAVSAGVTELLFREARPAPFSRLAKRIVDIVSGDRDRRDSRSGKQSSPAPEAMSQSSAQLATRLRELERVEARFEALTQQTTLGVLTIDEDSVIQYANDAVTGLFGYEPAELIGEPLYTIMPERFHDDHMAAVARYLEAGQRQLDWDWIELPGRHRDGTEIPLGISFGETTIDGEHRFTGIIRDISTRKRQQRKRQDTLDTLQRLYAVTADPDDSFEDKIERLLELGCEHFELPYGFLSRIETGPDGDLSTGTQRIVHAHGDHELLQPGETCPLSEAYCRKTIQADDLLVIADAVAAGWDDDPAYEVFDLGSYVGGKVVANGELYGTLCFASTEPRDEAFSDAEQTIVRLMSKWVSYELEQGLVTTELERQNERLDEFASVLAHDLRNPLNVAVGRVDVLQSETDSDHLEDVADALDRMDALIDDVLTLAQGGQSVTDTTAVDLSTIAEASWETVATEHASLHVDSTVTIQADRSRLQQLFENLFRNAVEHTGQAVTVTVGALENGFFVADDGPGIPVDERQTVFESGYTTAEDGTGFGLAIVREIVQAHDWTISVTESDDGGARFEIMTGG; encoded by the coding sequence ATGGAAGAGACGATCCGCGTCCTCTACGTCGGAAGCGAATCGGACGCGGCCGCGTCTGTCGCGACTACCCTGGAATGCGAGGACGACCGTCTCGCCGTCGAGAGCGTCGTCGGCGCGAGCGCGGCCCTCACGTCTCTCGACGATAGTGGGTTCGAGTGTGTCGTTTCGGCGTTCGATCTACCCGACGCGACCGGGATCGAGCTGCTCGAAACCGTCCGGGAGCGCCATCTGGAACTGCCGTTCGTGCTATTCACGGCAATGGAGTCGCCAGTCGTCGCCAGCGATGCCGTCTCGGCGGGCGTGACTGAGCTCCTCTTTCGCGAGGCACGGCCAGCTCCATTCAGCAGGCTTGCAAAGCGTATTGTCGATATCGTCTCGGGGGATCGAGACCGCCGCGATAGCAGGTCCGGCAAGCAGTCCTCGCCAGCCCCCGAAGCGATGTCCCAATCCTCGGCCCAACTGGCGACGCGCCTGCGGGAACTCGAGCGCGTCGAGGCGCGTTTCGAGGCGTTGACCCAGCAGACGACACTCGGTGTGCTGACGATCGACGAGGACAGCGTTATCCAGTACGCGAACGATGCGGTCACTGGTCTGTTCGGCTACGAACCGGCGGAACTGATCGGCGAGCCGTTGTATACGATCATGCCCGAGCGCTTCCACGACGACCACATGGCAGCCGTCGCTCGCTACCTCGAGGCTGGCCAGCGACAACTCGACTGGGACTGGATCGAACTGCCGGGTCGCCACCGTGACGGGACGGAGATTCCGCTGGGGATCTCTTTTGGCGAGACCACGATCGACGGTGAGCACCGATTCACTGGGATCATCCGGGATATCTCTACACGCAAACGACAGCAGCGAAAGCGACAGGACACACTCGATACCCTCCAGCGGCTGTACGCCGTGACGGCCGATCCCGACGACTCGTTCGAGGACAAAATCGAGCGCTTGCTCGAACTGGGCTGTGAGCACTTCGAGTTGCCCTACGGGTTTCTCTCTCGGATCGAAACGGGGCCAGACGGCGATCTTTCGACCGGCACTCAGCGAATCGTTCACGCACACGGCGATCACGAACTCCTCCAGCCGGGGGAGACGTGTCCACTCTCGGAAGCCTATTGCCGCAAGACGATCCAGGCCGACGATCTGCTGGTGATCGCTGATGCGGTCGCGGCCGGCTGGGATGACGACCCTGCCTACGAGGTGTTCGATCTGGGGAGTTACGTCGGCGGAAAAGTCGTCGCCAACGGCGAGCTGTACGGGACGCTCTGCTTTGCTTCGACCGAGCCACGCGACGAGGCTTTTTCGGACGCCGAGCAGACGATCGTCCGGTTGATGAGCAAGTGGGTGAGCTACGAACTCGAACAGGGACTTGTTACGACTGAACTCGAACGCCAGAACGAGCGTCTCGACGAGTTCGCGAGTGTTCTCGCCCACGATCTGCGAAATCCCTTGAACGTCGCCGTCGGGCGTGTCGACGTCCTCCAGTCCGAGACCGACAGTGACCATCTCGAGGACGTTGCGGATGCCCTCGATCGGATGGACGCCCTGATCGACGACGTGTTAACTCTCGCACAGGGTGGCCAGTCGGTCACCGACACGACGGCCGTGGATCTCTCGACCATCGCCGAGGCATCTTGGGAGACCGTCGCGACAGAACACGCGTCGTTGCACGTCGACAGTACCGTGACGATCCAGGCCGATCGAAGCCGTCTCCAACAGCTGTTCGAGAACCTGTTTCGGAACGCAGTCGAGCACACCGGACAGGCTGTCACGGTCACCGTCGGCGCCCTCGAGAACGGGTTTTTCGTTGCCGATGACGGGCCGGGAATTCCGGTCGACGAACGGCAGACGGTCTTCGAGAGTGGCTACACGACTGCCGAGGACGGGACGGGCTTTGGCCTCGCAATCGTCCGGGAGATCGTCCAGGCCCACGACTGGACGATCAGCGTCACCGAGAGCGACGATGGTGGCGCGCGGTTCGAGATCATGACCGGCGGGTGA
- a CDS encoding inorganic phosphate transporter, with product MDLATIGLFAIASVASLFMAWVIGAGSSGATPFAPAVGANAISTLRAALVVGVLGFLGAVTQGGNVSEAVGSGLVEGVSLPPTGVIAVLLIGAGLMAVGIKTGYPIATAFTVTGAVIGVGLALGGDPAWGKYREVGAVWLLTPIGGGAVAFAIARTLPRPDVPEDVSVPTLAALVGAVVVTLEFALLEGMGGTVAGVGGRLLPVSDGLSVPLVTVLAGVGSAALVRWDISRDLTGGLRRFLLALGSLVAFSAGASQVGLAVGPLLPLFAEQSTVPTVTLLLGGGFGMLVGSWTGAPRMITALSQEYASLGPRRSIATLVPSFLIAQIAVLLGVPVSFNEIIVSGIVGSGLAVGGADVSRRKLLVTVLAWIGSLGLALGLGYGVATIGPVG from the coding sequence ATGGATCTAGCGACGATCGGCCTGTTCGCAATCGCAAGCGTGGCGAGTCTGTTCATGGCGTGGGTCATCGGGGCCGGTTCCAGCGGCGCAACGCCGTTTGCCCCAGCGGTCGGTGCCAACGCCATCTCGACGCTCCGGGCGGCACTGGTCGTCGGCGTGCTGGGCTTTCTGGGCGCGGTAACCCAGGGCGGGAACGTCTCCGAAGCCGTCGGGAGCGGGCTCGTCGAGGGCGTCTCGCTCCCGCCGACGGGCGTCATCGCCGTCCTCTTGATCGGCGCGGGACTGATGGCGGTCGGCATCAAGACGGGCTACCCGATCGCGACGGCGTTCACCGTAACGGGGGCAGTGATCGGCGTCGGATTGGCCCTGGGTGGCGATCCAGCCTGGGGGAAGTACCGAGAGGTCGGGGCCGTGTGGTTGCTCACGCCGATCGGCGGCGGTGCAGTCGCGTTTGCCATCGCACGCACGCTTCCACGTCCCGACGTGCCCGAAGACGTGAGCGTCCCTACCCTCGCCGCCCTCGTCGGGGCTGTGGTGGTCACCCTGGAGTTTGCCCTTCTCGAAGGAATGGGCGGGACGGTCGCTGGGGTCGGCGGGCGCTTGCTACCGGTGAGTGACGGGCTGTCCGTCCCGCTGGTGACCGTGCTGGCGGGCGTCGGCAGTGCGGCCCTCGTCCGCTGGGATATCAGCCGGGACCTGACTGGCGGCCTCCGGCGCTTTCTCCTCGCGCTCGGATCGCTCGTGGCGTTCTCGGCGGGCGCGAGTCAGGTCGGCCTCGCGGTCGGTCCCCTGCTGCCGCTCTTTGCGGAGCAATCGACCGTCCCGACGGTCACATTGCTGCTTGGCGGCGGGTTCGGGATGCTGGTCGGCTCCTGGACCGGCGCACCGCGGATGATCACAGCCCTCTCCCAGGAGTACGCCTCACTGGGGCCACGGCGCTCGATTGCCACGCTCGTCCCCTCGTTCCTGATCGCTCAGATTGCAGTCTTGCTCGGCGTGCCAGTCTCGTTCAACGAGATTATCGTCAGCGGGATCGTCGGCAGTGGCCTGGCCGTCGGTGGGGCCGACGTCAGTCGACGGAAACTCCTCGTGACGGTGCTCGCGTGGATCGGGTCCCTCGGGTTGGCCCTTGGGCTTGGCTATGGCGTTGCAACGATTGGACCAGTTGGGTGA